The following proteins come from a genomic window of Proteiniphilum propionicum:
- a CDS encoding OmpH family outer membrane protein — protein MKNSTPYIVSGVLAVALIIFYILFFNSNQSSNGASGKNLSLLLNDSSVTLPIAFVNVDSLLMNYNFAKDLNESLLRKEESTRATLNQRQGQINSAAQEFDRKLRNNAFLSQERAQQEQERILQMNQEYQQLAERLTQEFMIEQEKLNLQMEDTIKARMKEFNMNKNYEIILSNRTTSTILFADDKYDITDDVVEFLNSKYGPATSTTTPQVKK, from the coding sequence ATGAAGAATTCTACTCCTTACATCGTCAGCGGAGTGTTGGCGGTAGCATTAATTATTTTTTACATCTTGTTTTTTAATTCGAACCAATCATCTAACGGAGCATCAGGGAAAAATCTTTCCCTGTTACTGAATGACTCATCAGTTACTTTGCCAATTGCATTCGTGAATGTTGATTCACTGCTGATGAATTACAATTTTGCCAAAGACCTCAACGAGTCATTGTTGAGAAAAGAGGAGAGTACCAGGGCTACATTAAATCAGAGACAGGGGCAGATCAATTCCGCAGCACAGGAGTTTGACCGTAAATTACGGAATAACGCCTTTCTGAGTCAGGAGAGGGCACAACAGGAACAGGAACGGATTCTGCAGATGAATCAGGAGTACCAGCAACTGGCAGAAAGGTTGACGCAGGAGTTTATGATTGAACAGGAGAAGCTGAACCTTCAGATGGAGGATACAATTAAAGCCAGAATGAAGGAGTTTAACATGAACAAAAACTATGAGATAATCTTGAGCAACAGGACTACAAGCACTATCCTGTTTGCAGACGATAAATATGATATCACTGATGATGTGGTTGAGTTCCTGAATAGTAAGTATGGTCCGGCAACCTCAACCACTACGCCGCAGGTTAAGAAATAA
- a CDS encoding aminoacyl-histidine dipeptidase — MTIKDLQPSAIWGYFYDITQIPRPSKKEEKIVAYLLNFARQHNLEAKQDGAGNILIIKPASEGKENVPAVVLQSHVDMVCEKNSDVTHDFDNDPIETIIDGDWVKAKGTTLGADNGIGVAAQLAVLAADDISHGKIEALFTVDEETGLTGAYALEKDFLTGNILINLDTEEEGEIYVGCAGGKTTKAFFKYKEKDSPKKYFWFKVQVKGLRGGHSGSDIDKGSGNANKLLTRFLYSLTRKKYGMILSEIGGGNLHNAIPREAHAVVGVKEKYKEEIRVKLNTFLAKVQDEHKHTDPHLDIHLESVQIPSKVMNRGTAERLVLALLACPHGVLGMSHDIPGLVETSTNLASVKMLPDHLIEVGTSQRSSIESQKDYAVNMVTSVFDLAEAGVKHSEGYPGWQPNPDSAILQLAKKEYKALYNKEAAVKAIHAGLECGLFLEKYPNLDMISIGPDVTDVHSPDEKMKISSVGKFWDFLVKILENIPAEMS, encoded by the coding sequence ATGACTATAAAAGATCTACAACCTTCAGCAATATGGGGATACTTCTATGACATTACACAAATTCCCAGGCCATCGAAAAAAGAAGAAAAAATAGTTGCTTATCTACTCAATTTTGCCAGGCAGCACAATCTGGAAGCAAAGCAGGACGGTGCCGGGAACATTCTTATCATCAAACCAGCTTCTGAAGGCAAGGAGAATGTGCCAGCAGTAGTATTGCAATCACATGTAGACATGGTGTGCGAGAAAAACTCAGATGTGACTCACGATTTTGACAATGATCCCATCGAGACCATTATTGATGGTGATTGGGTAAAAGCCAAAGGTACTACACTTGGTGCCGACAACGGTATAGGGGTAGCAGCTCAGCTTGCAGTACTGGCTGCTGATGATATTTCACACGGGAAAATCGAAGCACTTTTCACCGTTGACGAAGAGACAGGGCTTACAGGAGCTTATGCACTCGAGAAAGATTTTCTTACAGGCAACATCCTCATTAATCTTGATACTGAAGAGGAAGGTGAAATTTATGTCGGCTGTGCAGGAGGAAAAACCACAAAAGCATTTTTCAAATACAAGGAGAAAGATTCCCCAAAAAAATATTTCTGGTTCAAAGTACAGGTAAAGGGGCTTCGTGGCGGACACTCAGGCAGTGATATCGACAAAGGATCCGGGAATGCGAACAAACTGCTAACCCGTTTTCTGTACTCACTTACCCGCAAAAAGTATGGCATGATTTTATCTGAGATTGGAGGTGGAAATCTCCACAATGCTATTCCTCGCGAAGCACACGCCGTGGTGGGTGTAAAAGAAAAATACAAAGAGGAGATACGTGTGAAACTCAACACCTTTCTGGCTAAAGTGCAGGATGAGCACAAACACACTGATCCACATCTTGATATTCATCTTGAGTCGGTTCAGATACCATCGAAGGTTATGAACAGGGGTACTGCCGAGAGACTGGTTTTAGCATTGCTTGCCTGTCCGCATGGTGTTCTCGGAATGAGCCATGATATTCCCGGACTGGTTGAAACATCCACCAACCTGGCTTCAGTAAAAATGCTCCCTGACCATCTGATTGAGGTTGGCACAAGCCAGCGCAGTTCGATTGAGTCTCAGAAAGATTATGCAGTAAACATGGTGACTTCTGTTTTTGATCTGGCTGAGGCAGGGGTTAAGCATAGTGAAGGATATCCCGGATGGCAACCCAACCCCGATTCGGCCATCCTGCAACTTGCTAAAAAAGAATATAAAGCTCTTTACAATAAAGAAGCAGCTGTAAAAGCAATCCATGCTGGTCTGGAGTGCGGGCTGTTCCTTGAGAAATATCCAAATCTCGATATGATCTCCATAGGGCCGGATGTTACAGACGTGCATTCACCGGATGAAAAGATGAAGATCTCCTCAGTTGGCAAATTCTGGGATTTCCTGGTAAAGATTCTTGAAAACATTCCTGCGGAAATGAGTTAA
- a CDS encoding Sec-independent protein translocase subunit TatA/TatB, giving the protein MNPLLINLNGWEIPIIVLVILILFGGKKIPEFMKGLGKGINSFKKGLNDLEEDIKADPTDRNSNTTGNK; this is encoded by the coding sequence ATGAATCCACTTCTTATTAATTTGAACGGTTGGGAAATACCCATTATTGTTTTGGTTATTTTGATCCTTTTCGGAGGCAAAAAAATTCCTGAATTCATGAAGGGATTAGGCAAGGGTATTAATAGCTTCAAGAAAGGATTGAATGACTTAGAAGAAGATATTAAAGCCGACCCGACTGATCGTAATTCGAACACAACTGGGAACAAGTAA
- a CDS encoding YccF domain-containing protein — protein sequence MKTIGNIIWVVFGGALIAIEYIMGSLALMITIVGIPFGLQSLKLAEVALWPFGKKIVHNESSSGCLSMLMNVIWFFVGGLPIVLTHLLLGLLFYITIIGIPFGNQHFKLMRLALTPFGRAVSSTGR from the coding sequence GTGAAGACAATAGGAAATATCATCTGGGTTGTTTTCGGCGGGGCACTTATTGCCATCGAATATATAATGGGTAGCTTGGCGCTGATGATTACCATCGTTGGCATACCTTTCGGACTTCAGTCGCTGAAGCTGGCAGAGGTAGCTTTGTGGCCCTTCGGAAAAAAGATTGTTCACAATGAATCTTCCTCAGGCTGTCTTTCCATGCTTATGAATGTGATCTGGTTTTTTGTGGGCGGACTTCCCATCGTGCTGACTCATTTGTTGTTAGGCCTGCTTTTTTACATCACCATTATCGGAATTCCTTTCGGGAATCAGCACTTTAAACTGATGAGGCTGGCGCTAACACCTTTTGGAAGAGCGGTTTCAAGTACCGGCAGATAG
- a CDS encoding MarC family protein: protein MMAISFLEIVSAFLVLFAIIDVTGSVPIFLDLRSRDKTIHPEKAALYSFIILVGFLFIGEWILKLFQLDISSFAVAGAVVLLILSIEMIFGVEIFKNDSSSPDNSSTLFPVVFPLIAGPGSFTTLLSMRAEYYTVNIIIAVILNLIIVYLVLRFLDPVKRLLGESGAYILRKFFGVILMAIAVKLLTSNMSTLIASVNV, encoded by the coding sequence ATGATGGCTATCAGCTTTCTTGAAATCGTTAGTGCTTTTTTGGTATTGTTCGCAATAATTGATGTAACTGGGTCAGTACCAATATTTCTGGACCTGAGGAGCCGTGACAAGACGATTCATCCGGAGAAAGCGGCCTTGTACTCATTTATTATTCTTGTTGGATTCCTTTTTATAGGAGAGTGGATACTGAAGCTTTTTCAGTTGGATATTTCCTCATTTGCTGTTGCTGGAGCCGTTGTTCTGCTTATTCTATCGATAGAGATGATTTTCGGTGTGGAGATATTTAAAAATGACAGTTCAAGCCCGGACAACTCTTCCACTCTTTTTCCAGTAGTATTTCCATTGATAGCAGGTCCAGGAAGTTTTACCACACTGCTCTCAATGAGGGCCGAGTATTATACGGTAAATATTATTATAGCGGTGATTCTGAACCTTATAATTGTATACTTAGTATTGAGATTCCTTGATCCTGTGAAAAGGTTGCTGGGTGAAAGCGGTGCATATATACTCCGTAAATTTTTCGGCGTCATTCTGATGGCTATCGCGGTGAAACTGCTAACATCAAATATGAGTACACTCATTGCTTCAGTAAATGTGTGA
- a CDS encoding glycosyltransferase family A protein, with protein MKHWKTYLEKQKPEYIRKIFPEECYADMVVVIPCHNEPDLFETLDSLFECIRPEAGVLIAIIFNSGVNSDEKVVLQNRVSYEQTLLYAEKHNVPELSFFPLLFEGLPRKHAGVGLARKIGMDIAVRHFLQNKKNRGVIVSLDADCTVSANFMIDIYKAFSRDNRLNATVHQFYHRVENHNPAIENAVRQYENYIRYFREMMKFTGFPYYYHTIGSAFAVSADAYVRVGGMGRQQGGEDFYFLQKVFALGKVDELEGTYVYPMARFSERVPFGTGPALRKILDEPDGVLKVYSIAAFRELKKLFVLKDSLFKKNDSAILSMMSGVHPSLMQFLQEMDFQGVIRDCNANSASLATFRKRFFHHFNAFKIIKYLNYVHPDPFPFDTSISDIHKTFSND; from the coding sequence ATGAAACATTGGAAAACATATCTTGAAAAACAAAAACCTGAATATATACGCAAAATATTCCCTGAAGAATGTTATGCGGATATGGTTGTGGTTATTCCCTGTCATAACGAACCCGATCTCTTTGAAACCCTGGATAGCCTTTTTGAATGTATTCGCCCGGAAGCGGGCGTACTGATCGCTATTATATTTAATTCTGGAGTAAATTCGGATGAAAAGGTTGTTTTGCAGAACAGGGTTTCATATGAACAAACATTGCTGTACGCGGAAAAACACAATGTGCCGGAATTAAGCTTTTTCCCGTTGCTGTTTGAAGGGTTGCCGAGAAAACACGCAGGTGTGGGGCTGGCACGCAAAATAGGGATGGATATTGCTGTGAGACATTTTTTGCAGAACAAAAAAAACCGCGGTGTAATAGTTTCTCTGGACGCTGACTGTACGGTGTCAGCCAATTTCATGATTGATATTTATAAGGCTTTTTCAAGAGATAATCGATTGAATGCCACTGTGCATCAATTTTATCACAGAGTCGAAAACCACAATCCGGCAATAGAAAATGCAGTGAGGCAATATGAGAACTATATTCGTTATTTTAGGGAAATGATGAAGTTTACCGGCTTCCCATATTACTATCATACCATTGGTTCAGCTTTCGCTGTTTCTGCAGATGCATATGTACGTGTTGGCGGAATGGGACGCCAGCAGGGTGGGGAGGACTTTTACTTTTTGCAGAAAGTTTTCGCTTTGGGTAAAGTTGATGAGTTGGAAGGGACATATGTTTATCCAATGGCCCGATTTTCTGAACGCGTACCTTTCGGTACAGGGCCTGCCTTGCGAAAAATATTGGATGAACCTGACGGTGTGTTGAAGGTGTACTCGATAGCTGCCTTCAGGGAGCTGAAAAAACTCTTTGTTCTTAAAGATTCATTATTCAAGAAAAATGATAGTGCAATATTGTCGATGATGAGCGGGGTGCATCCCTCGCTGATGCAATTCTTGCAAGAGATGGATTTTCAGGGAGTGATACGAGACTGTAATGCTAACAGTGCTTCTTTAGCCACGTTTCGGAAACGTTTTTTCCACCATTTCAACGCTTTCAAGATAATAAAATACCTCAATTATGTTCATCCTGATCCGTTTCCATTTGATACGAGCATAAGTGACATTCACAAAACTTTCAGCAATGATTAA
- the rlmB gene encoding 23S rRNA (guanosine(2251)-2'-O)-methyltransferase RlmB, whose product MREKEMIFGIRAVIEAVEAGKDIDKVLVKRELAGELFSELQQQLRRYEIPMKRVPVERIDRITRKNHQGVVAFTSAVTYQKLENIVPLLYEEGRNPLIIVLDGLTDVRNFGAIARTCEVAGVDAIVIPARGSVSVNADAVKTSAGALHTIPVCREQNLKEAILFLRNSGIKVVAATEKAANFYTGTDLSVPTAIVMGAEDAGIAPEHLRICDELIKIPQFGTIQSLNVSVAAGVLIYEVIRQRKLM is encoded by the coding sequence ATGAGAGAAAAAGAGATGATTTTTGGCATCCGTGCCGTGATTGAGGCTGTGGAAGCGGGGAAAGATATTGACAAAGTGCTGGTAAAGCGTGAGCTAGCTGGAGAGCTGTTCTCTGAACTTCAACAACAGTTACGAAGATATGAGATTCCTATGAAGAGGGTCCCGGTGGAACGGATAGACCGTATTACCAGAAAGAACCATCAGGGGGTTGTTGCCTTTACATCGGCAGTAACCTACCAGAAACTGGAAAATATTGTACCGCTGCTCTATGAAGAGGGAAGAAATCCATTGATTATAGTACTGGACGGATTGACCGATGTCCGTAATTTCGGTGCTATAGCCCGCACCTGCGAGGTTGCGGGTGTGGATGCTATAGTTATCCCTGCAAGAGGAAGCGTGTCGGTGAATGCCGATGCTGTTAAAACATCGGCAGGGGCATTACATACTATTCCTGTTTGCAGAGAACAGAACCTGAAAGAGGCGATACTTTTCCTTAGGAACAGTGGAATAAAGGTGGTAGCTGCAACGGAAAAAGCGGCGAACTTTTATACCGGGACAGATCTTTCGGTGCCTACAGCAATAGTGATGGGAGCGGAAGATGCCGGTATTGCACCGGAACATCTTCGTATCTGTGACGAATTGATTAAAATTCCACAATTTGGTACCATTCAGTCTCTCAACGTATCTGTGGCTGCCGGAGTATTAATTTACGAGGTGATCAGACAGAGAAAATTAATGTAG
- the tatC gene encoding twin-arginine translocase subunit TatC translates to MAEKEMSFWDHLEEFRWTLIRIIVAVIVFSIAGFIIIPKIFDSIILAPRSSDFITYRLFEKAGEYLPFMPDFSAGSFNVEILNINMITQFMTYISTSFSFGVLCTIPYILYELWRFVSPALYEHEAKGIKTAFGFGGVMFVIGCLVGYFIVFPLIFRFLITFELSESIENMISLDSYMNNFYTLILVMGLVFELPLVFWLLSKLGLIYRSFFRKYRRHAIVGSLLAAALITPSGDPFSLFVVTIPIYMLWEISAFVVKKDPPEEEEEEDLPVLFE, encoded by the coding sequence ATGGCAGAGAAAGAAATGTCCTTTTGGGATCATCTGGAGGAGTTTAGATGGACGCTGATTCGCATTATCGTAGCTGTTATAGTATTCTCCATTGCTGGCTTTATTATAATCCCCAAGATCTTTGATTCAATAATTCTCGCGCCACGATCGTCAGATTTTATCACCTACAGGCTTTTTGAAAAAGCAGGAGAGTACCTTCCTTTTATGCCTGATTTCTCCGCCGGGTCATTCAACGTGGAAATCCTCAACATCAACATGATAACACAGTTCATGACCTATATCTCCACCTCATTTTCATTCGGCGTTCTGTGCACTATTCCCTATATATTGTATGAGTTGTGGAGGTTTGTCAGCCCGGCTCTGTACGAACACGAAGCCAAGGGGATAAAAACCGCTTTCGGATTCGGAGGTGTAATGTTCGTCATTGGATGCCTTGTAGGTTATTTTATTGTTTTCCCTCTGATATTCCGTTTTCTCATCACTTTTGAGCTGAGTGAATCTATCGAGAACATGATCTCACTTGATTCGTACATGAACAACTTCTACACCCTCATACTGGTGATGGGGCTGGTTTTTGAGCTGCCACTGGTATTCTGGCTGTTATCGAAGCTGGGACTTATCTATCGATCTTTCTTCCGCAAATACCGCCGTCATGCCATTGTAGGCTCACTGCTGGCAGCTGCATTAATCACTCCTTCCGGCGATCCATTCTCTCTTTTCGTAGTAACAATACCTATCTATATGCTATGGGAAATCAGTGCCTTTGTGGTTAAAAAAGATCCTCCAGAAGAGGAGGAGGAAGAGGACCTTCCGGTGCTGTTCGAGTAA
- a CDS encoding RNA polymerase sigma factor, with the protein MQENNRYIVVNKYWKEFLANKNGYDAFSFIYNFYVNDLLSYGLSLGFDEETCRDAVHDVFCKILIDKSKFLKVRNLTSYLFRSLRNKLFNIQKRNCKISDSFFENIPFSTEITTLESLISREDTEKLKQTVENLLNELTPRQREIIYLRYMQELDYEEIAILMEINYNSARRLVHRSIEHLRSMNKDPERQLFVILVALTYYHYL; encoded by the coding sequence ATGCAGGAAAATAACAGGTATATTGTAGTTAATAAATATTGGAAGGAATTTTTAGCAAATAAAAACGGATATGATGCTTTTTCTTTCATCTACAATTTTTATGTTAATGACCTTTTATCTTATGGGCTAAGTCTGGGATTCGATGAAGAGACATGCAGGGATGCGGTGCATGATGTATTTTGTAAGATTCTTATTGATAAGAGCAAGTTCCTTAAAGTAAGAAATTTAACTTCATATTTATTTAGATCATTAAGAAACAAACTTTTTAATATTCAGAAAAGGAATTGTAAAATTTCAGATTCTTTTTTTGAAAATATACCATTTTCAACCGAAATAACAACATTAGAATCTCTTATTAGCCGTGAAGATACTGAAAAACTAAAACAAACCGTTGAAAATCTATTGAATGAGCTTACACCACGCCAAAGAGAAATTATTTATTTACGATATATGCAAGAGCTGGATTATGAGGAGATTGCTATCCTTATGGAAATAAATTATAATTCGGCAAGAAGGCTTGTTCATCGGAGTATTGAGCATTTAAGATCTATGAATAAAGATCCGGAAAGGCAATTATTTGTTATTTTAGTGGCTCTTACCTATTACCACTATTTGTAA
- the eno gene encoding phosphopyruvate hydratase — MRIVSVLGREILDSRGNPTVEVDVLTESGAFGRAAVPSGASTGENEALELRDGDKGRYLGKGVLKAVANINDVIAPALLGMNVLEQTQIDAKLIELDGTKTKSNLGANAMLGVSLGVAKAAANYLGLPLYRYIGGTNTYVLPVPMMNIINGGSHSDAPIAFQEFMIRPVGADSFKEGLRMGTEVFHSLKKVLHGKGLSTAVGDEGGFAPKLAGGTEEALESILTAIRNAGYEPGKDVMIGLDCAASEFYKDGVYDYSKFEGAAGKKRDSAEQADYLAELIAKYPIDSIEDGMSENDWDGWKLLTDKIGDRCQLVGDDLFVTNVEFLEKGIKLGCANSILIKVNQIGTLTETLNAIEMAHRNGYTSVTSHRSGETEDATIADISVATNAGQIKTGSLSRSDRMAKYNQLLRIEEELGDRAVYGYKKIR; from the coding sequence ATGAGAATTGTAAGTGTTTTAGGACGAGAAATTTTGGATTCAAGAGGGAATCCAACCGTTGAGGTGGATGTATTGACAGAATCAGGTGCATTCGGCCGTGCTGCCGTACCTTCGGGGGCATCCACAGGAGAAAACGAGGCTTTGGAGCTTCGCGACGGAGATAAAGGGCGTTACCTGGGAAAAGGTGTGTTGAAGGCAGTAGCAAACATCAATGATGTAATAGCTCCCGCTCTGCTGGGTATGAATGTGTTGGAACAGACTCAGATTGATGCTAAACTGATCGAACTGGATGGTACAAAAACAAAATCAAACCTAGGTGCAAACGCCATGCTTGGTGTTTCGCTCGGGGTTGCCAAAGCTGCAGCTAACTATCTCGGATTGCCCCTTTACCGTTATATCGGAGGTACTAACACTTATGTGCTGCCTGTTCCTATGATGAACATAATCAATGGCGGTTCGCACTCCGATGCACCTATAGCATTTCAGGAATTCATGATCCGCCCGGTGGGTGCCGATTCTTTCAAAGAGGGATTGCGCATGGGAACTGAAGTATTCCACTCGTTGAAGAAAGTGCTTCACGGAAAAGGTTTAAGCACTGCCGTGGGCGATGAGGGGGGATTTGCCCCTAAGCTGGCCGGAGGGACCGAAGAGGCTCTTGAATCGATCCTCACAGCTATAAGAAATGCAGGATATGAACCGGGTAAAGATGTAATGATTGGTCTTGATTGTGCTGCTTCCGAATTCTATAAAGATGGTGTATACGACTACTCAAAATTTGAAGGGGCTGCAGGTAAAAAACGTGATTCTGCCGAACAAGCCGATTATTTGGCAGAGTTGATAGCCAAATACCCGATTGACTCTATTGAAGATGGTATGAGCGAGAACGACTGGGACGGATGGAAGCTACTTACCGATAAGATTGGCGACAGGTGCCAGTTGGTGGGTGACGACCTCTTTGTAACCAATGTGGAGTTCCTGGAAAAAGGAATAAAACTGGGTTGCGCAAACTCTATACTCATTAAAGTGAATCAGATTGGAACGCTTACCGAAACGCTCAACGCTATTGAGATGGCACATAGAAACGGATATACAAGCGTAACATCACATCGTTCGGGTGAAACCGAAGATGCTACCATCGCTGATATTTCGGTGGCAACAAATGCCGGACAGATAAAAACCGGTTCGCTGAGCCGCTCAGATCGTATGGCCAAGTATAACCAGCTGCTTCGTATCGAAGAGGAGCTGGGCGATAGAGCTGTTTACGGCTACAAGAAAATCAGGTAA
- a CDS encoding RidA family protein produces MKKVISTEKAPAAIGPYSQAVEAKGLVFLSGQLPIDPLTGEFVAGGIKEQTGQVFNNIRSILAEVGLNMDNIVKSTVFLEDMSLFGDMNEVYATQFSGTFPARSAFAVKSLPKNAMVEIEVIAVK; encoded by the coding sequence ATGAAAAAAGTAATTTCTACAGAAAAAGCTCCTGCAGCTATTGGCCCATATAGTCAAGCTGTTGAAGCTAAAGGATTGGTGTTCCTGTCGGGACAACTGCCCATTGATCCTTTAACCGGTGAATTTGTTGCCGGCGGAATAAAAGAACAGACCGGACAGGTATTCAATAATATCCGCTCCATTCTTGCAGAAGTGGGATTGAATATGGATAATATTGTCAAATCGACTGTTTTCCTGGAGGATATGTCGCTTTTCGGCGATATGAACGAAGTATATGCAACTCAGTTTAGTGGCACATTCCCTGCACGTTCGGCCTTCGCGGTTAAATCTCTTCCCAAGAACGCGATGGTGGAAATAGAGGTAATTGCAGTGAAGTGA
- a CDS encoding endonuclease/exonuclease/phosphatase family protein — MRRLLFILLFLVVCFTEIVPQNDFRIMFYNVENLFDTENNPLKNDDDFLPDGFMRWTPWKYWEKLRNISRVITAVGGMRSPALAGLCEVENDCVMFDLTKRSPLRVQEYEYIVTDSPDERGINVALLYQRHQFRLIEFKEYEVISDDKNARPTRNILHATGSVVSGDTLDVFVCHFPSRSNGLRETEPARIRAASLLRGKTDSLFSLRKSANIIIMGDFNDNPNNKSISKTLGAKSIHSPLRSDQLYNLFLHRVKERNFGSYKYKGKWDLFDQFIVSGNMLIKNNGIQVINDEAYIYNAGFLLEDDVRYTGKKPYRTNLGPRYIGGFSDHLPVYMDLFIRE; from the coding sequence ATGCGTCGTTTACTCTTTATTCTGCTGTTTTTGGTAGTTTGTTTTACGGAAATCGTTCCTCAGAACGATTTCCGTATCATGTTCTACAATGTTGAAAACTTATTCGACACCGAAAACAATCCTCTAAAAAACGACGATGATTTTCTTCCGGATGGTTTCATGCGATGGACCCCCTGGAAATATTGGGAAAAGCTGCGCAACATCTCCCGTGTGATTACTGCCGTAGGAGGCATGCGGTCTCCTGCTCTTGCAGGTTTATGCGAGGTTGAAAATGACTGTGTGATGTTTGATCTCACAAAACGATCGCCGCTGAGGGTACAGGAGTATGAATATATTGTCACCGACTCACCTGATGAACGGGGAATAAACGTTGCTTTGTTATATCAACGACATCAGTTCAGGTTGATTGAATTCAAAGAGTACGAAGTCATCTCTGATGATAAGAATGCCAGGCCTACTAGAAACATTCTTCACGCCACTGGCAGTGTTGTAAGTGGCGACACCCTTGATGTATTTGTCTGTCATTTCCCTTCACGGAGCAACGGGCTTCGGGAAACTGAGCCGGCCCGGATTAGAGCAGCCTCGCTTCTTCGGGGCAAAACAGACAGCCTTTTTTCCCTTCGAAAGAGTGCCAATATAATTATCATGGGCGATTTTAACGACAACCCAAACAACAAGAGCATTTCTAAAACTCTGGGAGCAAAGAGTATTCACTCCCCCCTGAGGAGTGATCAACTATATAATCTGTTTTTGCACCGAGTAAAAGAACGCAATTTCGGGTCATACAAATATAAGGGAAAATGGGATCTGTTTGATCAGTTCATAGTGAGTGGAAATATGCTGATAAAAAATAATGGGATACAGGTTATAAATGATGAAGCATATATTTACAATGCCGGTTTCTTGCTTGAAGATGATGTGCGCTATACAGGTAAAAAACCATACAGGACAAATCTGGGACCCCGATATATCGGTGGGTTCAGCGACCATTTACCAGTATATATGGATCTGTTTATAAGGGAATAA